In the Microtus pennsylvanicus isolate mMicPen1 chromosome 6, mMicPen1.hap1, whole genome shotgun sequence genome, one interval contains:
- the Polrmt gene encoding DNA-directed RNA polymerase, mitochondrial isoform X2 yields the protein MSALRWTRGAAGLGRALSSSGRRRPTSEEGTLSGLCSSRRSSAASPREQDAQKEWGHAELLEVLEARVRQLQAESMSQVMVKKGPVDWPLKGRSGRWAQKLEAEKQMKQKRQERFLDQQKQSHTLLTEPRIWSKKLASCLQQSKKGAPKSSEEEEQQLTWALQAAMLKLSSCTPGRMQAKVVEANLLLLQQKFLAFFECCACTDNMPLAHHVLVTQHSKCDRQQLLTLDMYNTVMLGWARKGSFKEMVYVFIMLKDAGLSPDLWSYAAALQCMGRRDQDVHTIQKCLKQMKENGFQPQQLFTDLALAGEEQAALLRAVVKAEPAFSPPPQAPSPVNTSTLLREIYAKNGPKSYPKLHLPLETLQDLFSQQLRVELSANVSVQSVEKAPEMTKEVIEARKTLKTLQGQWEVELLRVLRQTKATMACQAQEGQPTLYPFLCLLSEGEFVSMLLQVLRVLPSQGEPLLHLAHDLGLRVLNRHLVKQKQVTNHVEKLGQRYSQYLRLLASNTQVEAPFLPREYWELLGPPETPPQQPWSVPVLLQLGKQLAELLVQAVQMPRSLAAPQGSCRLIPVLYHVYSFRSYRQVGILKPHPAFTQLLETAAEPTLTFETTEVPMLCPPLPWTSPHAGAYLLSSTKLMRAMEGTTQHQHLLERCAPAQLHGALDALTQLGNCAWRVNGRLLDLVLQVFRDKGCVRLGVPPPRSEAPQPARQHLPPGSSPVHKAELRKELARCLKAAREMHSLRSEALYRLSLAQHLRDRVFWLPHNMDFRGRTYPCPPHFNHLGSDLARALLEFAEGRPLGLRGLDWLKIHLVNLTGLKKRDSLSMRLAFADQIMEEILDSADNPMTGRKWWMEADEPWQTLACCMEIAQAVRSPDPAAYISHLPVHQLMSTPCGQDGSCNGLQHYAALGRDSAGAASVNLTPSDLPQDVYREVATQVEEFRQQDAKEGLQVAQVLKGFITRKVVKQTVMTVVYGVTRYGGRLQIEKRLRELSDFPQEFVWEASHYLVRLVFKSLQEMFSSTRAIQHWLTESANLISHAGWPVEWVTPLGIPIIQPYHREAKVKGGIQSITFTSSMNISQKPNTLKQKNGFPPNFIHSLDSSHMMLTALHCYRRGLTFVSVHDCFWTHAADIPVMNEVCREQFVRLHSQPILEDLAKFLEKRFCSAYRSLKPSELALVTKLQETLRSLPETGNFDLGQVMRSTYFFS from the exons TGCTGGAGGCTCGGGTGCGGCAGCTGCAGGCGGAGAGCATGTCCCAGGTGATGGTGAAGAAGGGGCCAGTGGACTGGCCCCTGAAGGGCCGCAGCGGCCGCTGGGCCCAGAAGCTGGAGGCCGAgaaacagatgaagcagaagcGCCAGGAGAGATTTCTTGACCAGCAGAAGCAAAGCCACACACTGCTCACGGAGCCCCGGATCTGGAGCAAGAAGCTGGCCAGCTGCCTGCAGCAGAGCAAGAAGGGGGCACCTAAGAgctcagaggaggaggagcagcagctgaCCTGGGCCCTGCAGGCTGCCATGCTGAAGCTGAGTTCCTGCACCCCAGGCAGGATGCAGGCCAAGGTGGTGGAGGCAAACTTGTTGCTGCTCCAGCAGAAATTTCTGGCTTTCTTTGAGTGCTGCGCCTGCACTGACAACATGCCCCTTGCCCACCACGTGCTGGTCACTCAGCATAGCAAGTGTGACAGGCAGCAGCTGCTTACGCTGGACATGTATAACACCGTGATGCTCGGCTGGGCCCGAAAG gGCTCCTTCAAGGAGATGGTATACGTGTTCATCATGCTGAAGGATGCTGGCCTTTCCCCCGACCTGTGGTCCTATGCAGCCGCACTCCAGTGCATGGGACGCAGGGACCAGGATGTCCACACTATCCAGAA GTGTCTGAAGCAGATGAAGGAAAATGGCTTTCAGCCTCAGCAGCTCTTCACTGACCTGGCCCTGGCAGGAGAGGAGCAGGCCGCACTGCTGAGAGCAGTGGTCAAGGCTGAGCCTGCCTTCAGTCCACCACCACAGGCGCCAAGTCCAGTCAACACGTCCACACTGCTCAGGGAGATCTATGCCAAG AATGGTCCCAAGTCCTACCCGAAACTGCACCTGCCCCTGGAGACCCTGCAGGACCTTTTTTCCCAGCAGCTCCGTGTGGAGCTGAGTGCCAACGTCAGTGTCCAGTCGGTGGAGAAGGCCCCAGAAATGACCAAGGAGGTCATTGAGGCG CGGAAGACACTGAAGACGCTGCAAGGGCAGTGGGAAGTGGAGCTGCTGCGAGTCCTGCGGCAGACCAAGGCCACCATGGCCTGCCAGGCACAGGAAGGCCAGCCCACCCTCTACCCGTTCTTGTGCCTGCTCAGTGAAGGAGAGTTTGTCAGCATGCTGCTGCAG GTTCTGCGGGTTCTGCCATCACAGGGCGAGCCCCTCCTCCACCTGGCTCATGACCTGGGCCTTCGGGTCTTAAATCGGCATTTGGTGAAGCAGAAGCAGGTTACCAACCACGTGGAGAAGCTGGGACAGCGGTACTCGCAGTACCTCCGGCTGCTGGCTTCTAACACGCAG GTGGAGGCGCCCTTCCTTCCTCGGGAGTACTGGGAGTTGCTGGGCCCACCAGAGACCCCGCCACAGCAGCCCTGGTCCGTGCCGGTGCTGCTGCAGCTGGGAAAGCAGCTGGCTGAGTTGCTGGTGCAGGCTGTGCAGATGCCACGCAGCCTGGCTGCCCCGCAGGGCTCTTGCCGCCTCATCCCAGTGCTCTACCACGTGTACTCCTTCCGAAGCTACCGCCAG GTCGGTATCCTCAAGCCTCACCCTGCCTTCACGCAGCTGCTAGAGACGGCAGCAGAACCCACACTAACCTTCGAGACCACAGAAGTGCCTATGCTGTGCCCACCGTTGCCCTGGACGTCACCGCACGCCGGGGCCTACCTTCTGAGCTCTACCAAACTGATGCGTGCCATGGAGGGCACCACGCAGCACCAGCATCTCCTAGAGCGCTGTGCTCCCGCCCAACTGCATGGTGCCCTGGACGCGCTCACGCAGCTGGGGAACTGCGCCTGGCGTGTCAACGGGCGCCTGCTAGACTTGGTGCTGCAGGTCTTCAGGGACAAGGGCTGTGTGCGCCTGGGTGTTCCTCCTCCACGCTCAGAGGCACCACAGCCAGCCCGGCAGcacctgccacccggctcctcgCCTGTGCACAAGGCGGAGCTGCGGAAGGAGCTGGCGCGCTGCCTCAAAGCTGCTCGGGAGATGCACAGCCTGCGCAGCGAAGCCCTGTATCGGCTGTCGCTGGCACAGCACCTGCGCGACCGTGTCTTCTGGCTGCCACACAACATGGACTTCCGCGGCCGCACCTACCCCTGCCCACCGCACTTCAACCACCTGGGCAGCGATTTGGCACGTGCGCTGTTGGAGTTTGCCGAAGGCCGGCCGCTGGGGCTGCGTGGCCTTGACTGGCTCAAAATCCACCTGGTCAACCTGACTGGCCTCAAGAAGCGTGACTCTCTGAGCATGCGCCTGGCTTTCGCGGACCAGATTATGGAGGAGATCTTGGATTCTGCAGACAACCCCATGACG GGCCGGAAATGGTGGATGGAAGCTGATGAGCCCTGGCAGACCCTGGCCTGCTGCATGGAGATAGCACAAGCAGTCAGGTCCCCAGACCCCGCTGCCTATATCTCCCACCTGCCGGTTCACCAG CTCATGAGCACCCCTTGTGGCCAGGATGGCTCCTGCAATGGTTTGCAGCATTACGCTGCACTGGGCCGGGACAGCGCTGGTGCAGCCTCTGTCAACCTAACGCCCTCGGACCTGCCCCAAGATGTGTACAGGGAGGTGGCAACACAG GTGGAGGAGTTCCGCCAGCAGGATGCCAAGGAGGGCCTGCAGGTGGCCCAGGTGCTGAAGGGCTTCATCACCCGCAAGGTGGTGAAGCAGACCGTGATGACCGTGGTGTATGGGGTTACGCGCTACGGTGGGCGCCTGCAGATAGAGAAGCGTCTGCGCGAACTCAGCGACTTCCCCCAG GAGTTTGTTTGGGAAGCTTCACACTACCTCGTGCGCTTGGTCTTCAAAAGCCTACAGGAGATGTTCTCCAGCACCCGGGCCATACAG CATTGGCTGACAGAGAGCGCCAACCTCATCTCTCACGCGGGCTGGCCTGTGGAGTGGGTCACACCCCTGGGTATCCCCATCATACAGCCCTATCACCGTGAGGCCAAG GTGAAAGGCGGCATCCAGAGCATCACCTTTACCAGCTCCATGAACATCAGTCA GAAGCCCAACACTCTGAAGCAGAAGAATGGCTTCCCACCCAACTTCATCCACTCCCTGGACTCCTCCCACATGATGCTGACCGCCCTGCACTGCTACAG GAGGGGCCTGACCTTCGTCTCTGTGCACGACTGCTTCTGGACGCATGCCGCCGACATCCCGGTGATGAACGAG GTGTGTCGCGAGCAGTTTGTACGCCTACATAGCCAGCCAATCCTGGAGGACCTGGCTAAGTTCCTGGAGAAGCGGTTCTGCTCTGCCTACAG GTCCCTGAAGCCATCGGAACTTGCCCTGGTCACCAAACTGCAGGAGACACTACGGTCCCTGCCAGAGACAG GTAACTTCGATCTGGGGCAGGTGATGAGGTCCACCTACTTCTTCAGCTGA
- the Polrmt gene encoding DNA-directed RNA polymerase, mitochondrial isoform X1: MSALRWTRGAAGLGRALSSSGRRRPTSEEGTLSGLCSSRRSSAASPREQDAQKEWGHAELLEVLEARVRQLQAESMSQVMVKKGPVDWPLKGRSGRWAQKLEAEKQMKQKRQERFLDQQKQSHTLLTEPRIWSKKLASCLQQSKKGAPKSSEEEEQQLTWALQAAMLKLSSCTPGRMQAKVVEANLLLLQQKFLAFFECCACTDNMPLAHHVLVTQHSKCDRQQLLTLDMYNTVMLGWARKGSFKEMVYVFIMLKDAGLSPDLWSYAAALQCMGRRDQDVHTIQKCLKQMKENGFQPQQLFTDLALAGEEQAALLRAVVKAEPAFSPPPQAPSPVNTSTLLREIYAKNGPKSYPKLHLPLETLQDLFSQQLRVELSANVSVQSVEKAPEMTKEVIEARKTLKTLQGQWEVELLRVLRQTKATMACQAQEGQPTLYPFLCLLSEGEFVSMLLQVLRVLPSQGEPLLHLAHDLGLRVLNRHLVKQKQVTNHVEKLGQRYSQYLRLLASNTQVEAPFLPREYWELLGPPETPPQQPWSVPVLLQLGKQLAELLVQAVQMPRSLAAPQGSCRLIPVLYHVYSFRSYRQVGILKPHPAFTQLLETAAEPTLTFETTEVPMLCPPLPWTSPHAGAYLLSSTKLMRAMEGTTQHQHLLERCAPAQLHGALDALTQLGNCAWRVNGRLLDLVLQVFRDKGCVRLGVPPPRSEAPQPARQHLPPGSSPVHKAELRKELARCLKAAREMHSLRSEALYRLSLAQHLRDRVFWLPHNMDFRGRTYPCPPHFNHLGSDLARALLEFAEGRPLGLRGLDWLKIHLVNLTGLKKRDSLSMRLAFADQIMEEILDSADNPMTGRKWWMEADEPWQTLACCMEIAQAVRSPDPAAYISHLPVHQLMSTPCGQDGSCNGLQHYAALGRDSAGAASVNLTPSDLPQDVYREVATQVEEFRQQDAKEGLQVAQVLKGFITRKVVKQTVMTVVYGVTRYGGRLQIEKRLRELSDFPQEFVWEASHYLVRLVFKSLQEMFSSTRAIQHWLTESANLISHAGWPVEWVTPLGIPIIQPYHREAKVQVKGGIQSITFTSSMNISQKPNTLKQKNGFPPNFIHSLDSSHMMLTALHCYRRGLTFVSVHDCFWTHAADIPVMNEVCREQFVRLHSQPILEDLAKFLEKRFCSAYRSLKPSELALVTKLQETLRSLPETGNFDLGQVMRSTYFFS; the protein is encoded by the exons TGCTGGAGGCTCGGGTGCGGCAGCTGCAGGCGGAGAGCATGTCCCAGGTGATGGTGAAGAAGGGGCCAGTGGACTGGCCCCTGAAGGGCCGCAGCGGCCGCTGGGCCCAGAAGCTGGAGGCCGAgaaacagatgaagcagaagcGCCAGGAGAGATTTCTTGACCAGCAGAAGCAAAGCCACACACTGCTCACGGAGCCCCGGATCTGGAGCAAGAAGCTGGCCAGCTGCCTGCAGCAGAGCAAGAAGGGGGCACCTAAGAgctcagaggaggaggagcagcagctgaCCTGGGCCCTGCAGGCTGCCATGCTGAAGCTGAGTTCCTGCACCCCAGGCAGGATGCAGGCCAAGGTGGTGGAGGCAAACTTGTTGCTGCTCCAGCAGAAATTTCTGGCTTTCTTTGAGTGCTGCGCCTGCACTGACAACATGCCCCTTGCCCACCACGTGCTGGTCACTCAGCATAGCAAGTGTGACAGGCAGCAGCTGCTTACGCTGGACATGTATAACACCGTGATGCTCGGCTGGGCCCGAAAG gGCTCCTTCAAGGAGATGGTATACGTGTTCATCATGCTGAAGGATGCTGGCCTTTCCCCCGACCTGTGGTCCTATGCAGCCGCACTCCAGTGCATGGGACGCAGGGACCAGGATGTCCACACTATCCAGAA GTGTCTGAAGCAGATGAAGGAAAATGGCTTTCAGCCTCAGCAGCTCTTCACTGACCTGGCCCTGGCAGGAGAGGAGCAGGCCGCACTGCTGAGAGCAGTGGTCAAGGCTGAGCCTGCCTTCAGTCCACCACCACAGGCGCCAAGTCCAGTCAACACGTCCACACTGCTCAGGGAGATCTATGCCAAG AATGGTCCCAAGTCCTACCCGAAACTGCACCTGCCCCTGGAGACCCTGCAGGACCTTTTTTCCCAGCAGCTCCGTGTGGAGCTGAGTGCCAACGTCAGTGTCCAGTCGGTGGAGAAGGCCCCAGAAATGACCAAGGAGGTCATTGAGGCG CGGAAGACACTGAAGACGCTGCAAGGGCAGTGGGAAGTGGAGCTGCTGCGAGTCCTGCGGCAGACCAAGGCCACCATGGCCTGCCAGGCACAGGAAGGCCAGCCCACCCTCTACCCGTTCTTGTGCCTGCTCAGTGAAGGAGAGTTTGTCAGCATGCTGCTGCAG GTTCTGCGGGTTCTGCCATCACAGGGCGAGCCCCTCCTCCACCTGGCTCATGACCTGGGCCTTCGGGTCTTAAATCGGCATTTGGTGAAGCAGAAGCAGGTTACCAACCACGTGGAGAAGCTGGGACAGCGGTACTCGCAGTACCTCCGGCTGCTGGCTTCTAACACGCAG GTGGAGGCGCCCTTCCTTCCTCGGGAGTACTGGGAGTTGCTGGGCCCACCAGAGACCCCGCCACAGCAGCCCTGGTCCGTGCCGGTGCTGCTGCAGCTGGGAAAGCAGCTGGCTGAGTTGCTGGTGCAGGCTGTGCAGATGCCACGCAGCCTGGCTGCCCCGCAGGGCTCTTGCCGCCTCATCCCAGTGCTCTACCACGTGTACTCCTTCCGAAGCTACCGCCAG GTCGGTATCCTCAAGCCTCACCCTGCCTTCACGCAGCTGCTAGAGACGGCAGCAGAACCCACACTAACCTTCGAGACCACAGAAGTGCCTATGCTGTGCCCACCGTTGCCCTGGACGTCACCGCACGCCGGGGCCTACCTTCTGAGCTCTACCAAACTGATGCGTGCCATGGAGGGCACCACGCAGCACCAGCATCTCCTAGAGCGCTGTGCTCCCGCCCAACTGCATGGTGCCCTGGACGCGCTCACGCAGCTGGGGAACTGCGCCTGGCGTGTCAACGGGCGCCTGCTAGACTTGGTGCTGCAGGTCTTCAGGGACAAGGGCTGTGTGCGCCTGGGTGTTCCTCCTCCACGCTCAGAGGCACCACAGCCAGCCCGGCAGcacctgccacccggctcctcgCCTGTGCACAAGGCGGAGCTGCGGAAGGAGCTGGCGCGCTGCCTCAAAGCTGCTCGGGAGATGCACAGCCTGCGCAGCGAAGCCCTGTATCGGCTGTCGCTGGCACAGCACCTGCGCGACCGTGTCTTCTGGCTGCCACACAACATGGACTTCCGCGGCCGCACCTACCCCTGCCCACCGCACTTCAACCACCTGGGCAGCGATTTGGCACGTGCGCTGTTGGAGTTTGCCGAAGGCCGGCCGCTGGGGCTGCGTGGCCTTGACTGGCTCAAAATCCACCTGGTCAACCTGACTGGCCTCAAGAAGCGTGACTCTCTGAGCATGCGCCTGGCTTTCGCGGACCAGATTATGGAGGAGATCTTGGATTCTGCAGACAACCCCATGACG GGCCGGAAATGGTGGATGGAAGCTGATGAGCCCTGGCAGACCCTGGCCTGCTGCATGGAGATAGCACAAGCAGTCAGGTCCCCAGACCCCGCTGCCTATATCTCCCACCTGCCGGTTCACCAG CTCATGAGCACCCCTTGTGGCCAGGATGGCTCCTGCAATGGTTTGCAGCATTACGCTGCACTGGGCCGGGACAGCGCTGGTGCAGCCTCTGTCAACCTAACGCCCTCGGACCTGCCCCAAGATGTGTACAGGGAGGTGGCAACACAG GTGGAGGAGTTCCGCCAGCAGGATGCCAAGGAGGGCCTGCAGGTGGCCCAGGTGCTGAAGGGCTTCATCACCCGCAAGGTGGTGAAGCAGACCGTGATGACCGTGGTGTATGGGGTTACGCGCTACGGTGGGCGCCTGCAGATAGAGAAGCGTCTGCGCGAACTCAGCGACTTCCCCCAG GAGTTTGTTTGGGAAGCTTCACACTACCTCGTGCGCTTGGTCTTCAAAAGCCTACAGGAGATGTTCTCCAGCACCCGGGCCATACAG CATTGGCTGACAGAGAGCGCCAACCTCATCTCTCACGCGGGCTGGCCTGTGGAGTGGGTCACACCCCTGGGTATCCCCATCATACAGCCCTATCACCGTGAGGCCAAGGTCCAG GTGAAAGGCGGCATCCAGAGCATCACCTTTACCAGCTCCATGAACATCAGTCA GAAGCCCAACACTCTGAAGCAGAAGAATGGCTTCCCACCCAACTTCATCCACTCCCTGGACTCCTCCCACATGATGCTGACCGCCCTGCACTGCTACAG GAGGGGCCTGACCTTCGTCTCTGTGCACGACTGCTTCTGGACGCATGCCGCCGACATCCCGGTGATGAACGAG GTGTGTCGCGAGCAGTTTGTACGCCTACATAGCCAGCCAATCCTGGAGGACCTGGCTAAGTTCCTGGAGAAGCGGTTCTGCTCTGCCTACAG GTCCCTGAAGCCATCGGAACTTGCCCTGGTCACCAAACTGCAGGAGACACTACGGTCCCTGCCAGAGACAG GTAACTTCGATCTGGGGCAGGTGATGAGGTCCACCTACTTCTTCAGCTGA
- the Polrmt gene encoding DNA-directed RNA polymerase, mitochondrial isoform X3, with amino-acid sequence MSALRWTRGAAGLGRALSSSGRRRPTSEEGTLSGLCSSRRSSAASPREQDAQKEWGHAELLEVLEARVRQLQAESMSQVMVKKGPVDWPLKGRSGRWAQKLEAEKQMKQKRQERFLDQQKQSHTLLTEPRIWSKKLASCLQQSKKGAPKSSEEEEQQLTWALQAAMLKLSSCTPGRMQAKVVEANLLLLQQKFLAFFECCACTDNMPLAHHVLVTQHSKCDRQQLLTLDMYNTVMLGWARKGSFKEMVYVFIMLKDAGLSPDLWSYAAALQCMGRRDQDVHTIQKCLKQMKENGFQPQQLFTDLALAGEEQAALLRAVVKAEPAFSPPPQAPSPVNTSTLLREIYAKNGPKSYPKLHLPLETLQDLFSQQLRVELSANVSVQSVEKAPEMTKEVIEARKTLKTLQGQWEVELLRVLRQTKATMACQAQEGQPTLYPFLCLLSEGEFVSMLLQVLRVLPSQGEPLLHLAHDLGLRVLNRHLVKQKQVTNHVEKLGQRYSQYLRLLASNTQVEAPFLPREYWELLGPPETPPQQPWSVPVLLQLGKQLAELLVQAVQMPRSLAAPQGSCRLIPVLYHVYSFRSYRQVGILKPHPAFTQLLETAAEPTLTFETTEVPMLCPPLPWTSPHAGAYLLSSTKLMRAMEGTTQHQHLLERCAPAQLHGALDALTQLGNCAWRVNGRLLDLVLQVFRDKGCVRLGVPPPRSEAPQPARQHLPPGSSPVHKAELRKELARCLKAAREMHSLRSEALYRLSLAQHLRDRVFWLPHNMDFRGRTYPCPPHFNHLGSDLARALLEFAEGRPLGLRGLDWLKIHLVNLTGLKKRDSLSMRLAFADQIMEEILDSADNPMTGRKWWMEADEPWQTLACCMEIAQAVRSPDPAAYISHLPVHQDGSCNGLQHYAALGRDSAGAASVNLTPSDLPQDVYREVATQVEEFRQQDAKEGLQVAQVLKGFITRKVVKQTVMTVVYGVTRYGGRLQIEKRLRELSDFPQEFVWEASHYLVRLVFKSLQEMFSSTRAIQHWLTESANLISHAGWPVEWVTPLGIPIIQPYHREAKVQVKGGIQSITFTSSMNISQKPNTLKQKNGFPPNFIHSLDSSHMMLTALHCYRRGLTFVSVHDCFWTHAADIPVMNEVCREQFVRLHSQPILEDLAKFLEKRFCSAYRSLKPSELALVTKLQETLRSLPETGNFDLGQVMRSTYFFS; translated from the exons TGCTGGAGGCTCGGGTGCGGCAGCTGCAGGCGGAGAGCATGTCCCAGGTGATGGTGAAGAAGGGGCCAGTGGACTGGCCCCTGAAGGGCCGCAGCGGCCGCTGGGCCCAGAAGCTGGAGGCCGAgaaacagatgaagcagaagcGCCAGGAGAGATTTCTTGACCAGCAGAAGCAAAGCCACACACTGCTCACGGAGCCCCGGATCTGGAGCAAGAAGCTGGCCAGCTGCCTGCAGCAGAGCAAGAAGGGGGCACCTAAGAgctcagaggaggaggagcagcagctgaCCTGGGCCCTGCAGGCTGCCATGCTGAAGCTGAGTTCCTGCACCCCAGGCAGGATGCAGGCCAAGGTGGTGGAGGCAAACTTGTTGCTGCTCCAGCAGAAATTTCTGGCTTTCTTTGAGTGCTGCGCCTGCACTGACAACATGCCCCTTGCCCACCACGTGCTGGTCACTCAGCATAGCAAGTGTGACAGGCAGCAGCTGCTTACGCTGGACATGTATAACACCGTGATGCTCGGCTGGGCCCGAAAG gGCTCCTTCAAGGAGATGGTATACGTGTTCATCATGCTGAAGGATGCTGGCCTTTCCCCCGACCTGTGGTCCTATGCAGCCGCACTCCAGTGCATGGGACGCAGGGACCAGGATGTCCACACTATCCAGAA GTGTCTGAAGCAGATGAAGGAAAATGGCTTTCAGCCTCAGCAGCTCTTCACTGACCTGGCCCTGGCAGGAGAGGAGCAGGCCGCACTGCTGAGAGCAGTGGTCAAGGCTGAGCCTGCCTTCAGTCCACCACCACAGGCGCCAAGTCCAGTCAACACGTCCACACTGCTCAGGGAGATCTATGCCAAG AATGGTCCCAAGTCCTACCCGAAACTGCACCTGCCCCTGGAGACCCTGCAGGACCTTTTTTCCCAGCAGCTCCGTGTGGAGCTGAGTGCCAACGTCAGTGTCCAGTCGGTGGAGAAGGCCCCAGAAATGACCAAGGAGGTCATTGAGGCG CGGAAGACACTGAAGACGCTGCAAGGGCAGTGGGAAGTGGAGCTGCTGCGAGTCCTGCGGCAGACCAAGGCCACCATGGCCTGCCAGGCACAGGAAGGCCAGCCCACCCTCTACCCGTTCTTGTGCCTGCTCAGTGAAGGAGAGTTTGTCAGCATGCTGCTGCAG GTTCTGCGGGTTCTGCCATCACAGGGCGAGCCCCTCCTCCACCTGGCTCATGACCTGGGCCTTCGGGTCTTAAATCGGCATTTGGTGAAGCAGAAGCAGGTTACCAACCACGTGGAGAAGCTGGGACAGCGGTACTCGCAGTACCTCCGGCTGCTGGCTTCTAACACGCAG GTGGAGGCGCCCTTCCTTCCTCGGGAGTACTGGGAGTTGCTGGGCCCACCAGAGACCCCGCCACAGCAGCCCTGGTCCGTGCCGGTGCTGCTGCAGCTGGGAAAGCAGCTGGCTGAGTTGCTGGTGCAGGCTGTGCAGATGCCACGCAGCCTGGCTGCCCCGCAGGGCTCTTGCCGCCTCATCCCAGTGCTCTACCACGTGTACTCCTTCCGAAGCTACCGCCAG GTCGGTATCCTCAAGCCTCACCCTGCCTTCACGCAGCTGCTAGAGACGGCAGCAGAACCCACACTAACCTTCGAGACCACAGAAGTGCCTATGCTGTGCCCACCGTTGCCCTGGACGTCACCGCACGCCGGGGCCTACCTTCTGAGCTCTACCAAACTGATGCGTGCCATGGAGGGCACCACGCAGCACCAGCATCTCCTAGAGCGCTGTGCTCCCGCCCAACTGCATGGTGCCCTGGACGCGCTCACGCAGCTGGGGAACTGCGCCTGGCGTGTCAACGGGCGCCTGCTAGACTTGGTGCTGCAGGTCTTCAGGGACAAGGGCTGTGTGCGCCTGGGTGTTCCTCCTCCACGCTCAGAGGCACCACAGCCAGCCCGGCAGcacctgccacccggctcctcgCCTGTGCACAAGGCGGAGCTGCGGAAGGAGCTGGCGCGCTGCCTCAAAGCTGCTCGGGAGATGCACAGCCTGCGCAGCGAAGCCCTGTATCGGCTGTCGCTGGCACAGCACCTGCGCGACCGTGTCTTCTGGCTGCCACACAACATGGACTTCCGCGGCCGCACCTACCCCTGCCCACCGCACTTCAACCACCTGGGCAGCGATTTGGCACGTGCGCTGTTGGAGTTTGCCGAAGGCCGGCCGCTGGGGCTGCGTGGCCTTGACTGGCTCAAAATCCACCTGGTCAACCTGACTGGCCTCAAGAAGCGTGACTCTCTGAGCATGCGCCTGGCTTTCGCGGACCAGATTATGGAGGAGATCTTGGATTCTGCAGACAACCCCATGACG GGCCGGAAATGGTGGATGGAAGCTGATGAGCCCTGGCAGACCCTGGCCTGCTGCATGGAGATAGCACAAGCAGTCAGGTCCCCAGACCCCGCTGCCTATATCTCCCACCTGCCGGTTCACCAG GATGGCTCCTGCAATGGTTTGCAGCATTACGCTGCACTGGGCCGGGACAGCGCTGGTGCAGCCTCTGTCAACCTAACGCCCTCGGACCTGCCCCAAGATGTGTACAGGGAGGTGGCAACACAG GTGGAGGAGTTCCGCCAGCAGGATGCCAAGGAGGGCCTGCAGGTGGCCCAGGTGCTGAAGGGCTTCATCACCCGCAAGGTGGTGAAGCAGACCGTGATGACCGTGGTGTATGGGGTTACGCGCTACGGTGGGCGCCTGCAGATAGAGAAGCGTCTGCGCGAACTCAGCGACTTCCCCCAG GAGTTTGTTTGGGAAGCTTCACACTACCTCGTGCGCTTGGTCTTCAAAAGCCTACAGGAGATGTTCTCCAGCACCCGGGCCATACAG CATTGGCTGACAGAGAGCGCCAACCTCATCTCTCACGCGGGCTGGCCTGTGGAGTGGGTCACACCCCTGGGTATCCCCATCATACAGCCCTATCACCGTGAGGCCAAGGTCCAG GTGAAAGGCGGCATCCAGAGCATCACCTTTACCAGCTCCATGAACATCAGTCA GAAGCCCAACACTCTGAAGCAGAAGAATGGCTTCCCACCCAACTTCATCCACTCCCTGGACTCCTCCCACATGATGCTGACCGCCCTGCACTGCTACAG GAGGGGCCTGACCTTCGTCTCTGTGCACGACTGCTTCTGGACGCATGCCGCCGACATCCCGGTGATGAACGAG GTGTGTCGCGAGCAGTTTGTACGCCTACATAGCCAGCCAATCCTGGAGGACCTGGCTAAGTTCCTGGAGAAGCGGTTCTGCTCTGCCTACAG GTCCCTGAAGCCATCGGAACTTGCCCTGGTCACCAAACTGCAGGAGACACTACGGTCCCTGCCAGAGACAG GTAACTTCGATCTGGGGCAGGTGATGAGGTCCACCTACTTCTTCAGCTGA